The Brenneria rubrifaciens genome has a window encoding:
- a CDS encoding type III secretion system chaperone: MTHYQRQVERWLQHLAKRYGTSLSLKNGICALCDEEGGEAAVIEMPAQSDSLLLHCQMPVLPEEISEVYARFCLQLNFEMNAMRGCWLALDDYQTLRLCTQYTVNSLDEQTFTALVEGFIQQAKEAGDFLRDALARFNAA, translated from the coding sequence ATGACACACTATCAACGACAGGTTGAACGCTGGTTGCAGCATCTTGCCAAACGCTATGGTACTTCACTCTCTCTGAAGAACGGCATATGCGCGTTGTGCGACGAAGAAGGGGGCGAAGCGGCGGTGATTGAGATGCCGGCGCAAAGCGATAGCCTGTTATTGCACTGCCAGATGCCGGTGTTGCCGGAAGAAATCTCCGAGGTGTACGCGCGTTTCTGTTTGCAACTGAATTTTGAAATGAACGCTATGCGCGGCTGTTGGTTGGCGCTGGATGACTATCAAACGCTGCGTCTCTGCACCCAATACACCGTGAATTCGCTGGATGAACAAACATTCACTGCCCTGGTCGAGGGCTTTATTCAGCAGGCTAAAGAAGCGGGCGATTTTTTGCGGGATGCGCTTGCTCGGTTTAACGCCGCATAA